In the Chrysiogenia bacterium genome, one interval contains:
- a CDS encoding PPC domain-containing protein — MIRSKFAPLLLLLATVLLASCGEQDLTALSCGVVPLADAHEPDDSRTAAMLRPPLTDGIPANGTADSYFHRDVFELTTTGGDVTIDLTFNQIDGDLDMFLFDETGAALIASAETDTDNEQIALTGMDAPDAGTYYLLIRLFGCPMTAPFPLYYQVEFVETP, encoded by the coding sequence GTGATACGGAGCAAGTTCGCGCCGCTGCTCCTGCTGCTGGCCACTGTGCTGCTGGCAAGCTGCGGCGAGCAGGACCTCACGGCGCTGAGCTGCGGCGTCGTGCCGCTGGCCGATGCTCATGAGCCCGATGACAGCCGCACCGCGGCCATGCTCCGGCCCCCACTCACCGACGGCATCCCCGCCAACGGCACCGCCGATTCCTACTTCCACCGCGACGTCTTCGAGCTGACCACCACCGGCGGCGACGTCACCATCGACCTGACCTTCAACCAGATTGATGGCGACCTCGACATGTTCCTCTTCGACGAGACCGGCGCCGCCCTCATCGCCTCCGCCGAGACCGACACCGACAACGAACAGATCGCACTCACAGGCATGGACGCCCCCGACGCCGGCACCTACTACCTGCTCATCCGCCTCTTCGGTTGCCCGATGACCGCGCCGTTTCCGCTGTACTATCAGGTGGAGTTTGTGGAGACTCCCTGA
- a CDS encoding MoxR family ATPase, translating into MNGASAARTEIDVIEHRIESEPYYLPIGREVERFEAAWRARLPVLLKGPTGCGKTRFVEHMAWRLMEARRAAGESQLVTVACHEDLTASDLVGKYLLQGEETVWVNGPLTKAVAGGAICYLDEVVEARKDTTVLIHPLCDHRRTLPIEKKGTVIPAHEDFLLVISYNPGYQSVFKNLKPSTRQRFVAIEFDYPPPELEEQVIAHECGIGKDIATKLAQLGKKVRNLKSEGLEEGVSTRLLIYAGKLVAENIPAREACTMALVEALSDDPDVQQAIGDLVDSVFPAGA; encoded by the coding sequence ATGAACGGCGCATCAGCAGCTAGAACAGAAATCGACGTCATCGAGCACCGCATCGAGAGCGAGCCCTATTACCTGCCCATCGGGCGCGAGGTGGAGCGCTTCGAGGCCGCCTGGCGGGCGCGCCTGCCGGTGTTGCTCAAGGGGCCGACCGGGTGCGGCAAGACGCGCTTTGTCGAGCACATGGCCTGGCGGCTCATGGAGGCGCGCCGCGCGGCGGGCGAGTCGCAGCTCGTCACCGTGGCCTGCCACGAAGACCTCACCGCCTCGGACCTGGTGGGCAAGTACCTGCTCCAGGGCGAGGAGACCGTCTGGGTGAACGGGCCGCTCACCAAGGCCGTGGCCGGCGGGGCGATCTGTTACCTCGACGAAGTGGTCGAGGCGCGCAAGGATACCACCGTGCTCATCCATCCGCTCTGCGATCATCGCCGCACACTTCCCATCGAAAAGAAGGGCACGGTCATCCCCGCGCACGAGGATTTCCTGCTGGTGATTTCCTACAACCCGGGCTACCAGAGCGTGTTCAAAAACCTCAAGCCCAGCACGCGCCAGCGCTTTGTCGCCATCGAATTCGACTACCCGCCGCCCGAGCTCGAAGAGCAGGTCATCGCCCACGAGTGCGGCATCGGCAAAGACATTGCGACAAAGCTCGCGCAGCTCGGCAAAAAGGTTCGCAATCTCAAGAGCGAGGGCCTCGAAGAAGGCGTCTCCACGCGCCTGCTCATCTACGCGGGCAAGCTCGTCGCCGAGAACATCCCCGCGCGCGAGGCCTGCACCATGGCGCTCGTCGAAGCACTCAGCGACGACCCCGACGTGCAGCAGGCCATCGGCGACCTGGTGGATTCGGTCTTCCCCGCGGGGGCCTGA